Genomic segment of Bacteroides intestinalis DSM 17393:
AGGGGGTATTAAATGGGTGAAAGACCAGGATAAGACCAACTCAAGCACACAATCATGGGGTTACGGCACACCTCCGAAAACTGAAAAGGAATTCCTGGAACGACTGGAAGGTCAGATGAATGGCATTCTCGAATTGAAAGATCAGGTTTGGGGATATTGCTATACTCAGCTGACGGATGTGGAACAGGAACAAAACGGTATTTATTACTATGACCGTACTCCTAAGTTTGATACGAAACTTATTCACAGTATCTTCAGTAAGAATCCTGAAGATCTGGAAGGCACTTATACCAATCCATTATGCAATTATGGTCCGGATCCCTGGGCTATCTGGCACGATGGTTCCTACTATTACATGCATACCATGGTCGACAGCCTCGTGTTGTGGAAGACGCAGGATGTGACCGACATTCGTAATGCAGAGAAGAAAACAATCTGGATTCCGACAGACCCGTCTAATAAGCATAACCTGTGGGCACCCGAGATTCACAATATTGATGGAAAGTGGTACATCTATTATGCAGCCGATGACGGTAACTCCGACAATCACCAGATGTATGTACTGGAAAATACAAACAAAGATCCGTTCAAGGGAGAGTTCGTGATGAAAGGCCGCATCAGTACGGATAAAGATAACAACTGGGCTATTGATGGATCAGTATTCGAAAACAAAGGCAAATTATACATGGTTTGGTCCGGTTGGCAAACCCGTCGTGTGGATACCGAAACCCAATGTATCTACATTGCCGAGATGAAGAATCCCTGGACACTGGGTTCCGAAAGAGTCCTGATCTCTAAACCGGAACTGGAATGGGAACGCCACTACATTAACGAAACCGGTTGGAATCCTCCACACAAAGTATTTGTGAACGAAGGACCTCAACCGTTGAAGAGCCCGAAGGGTAAATATATTCACGTTGCTTATTCGGCAAGCGGTGTATGGACTCCGTACTATGCTTTGGGCATGCTGACAGCAGATACGAATGCAGACTTGTTGGATCCGGCATCCTGGAAGAAAGCTCCCCAGCCTCTGTTCCGCCAGTCTCCTGAAAATGGAGTATACGGTACAGGACACAACAGCTTCTTCAAATCACCTGATGGCAAAGAATGGTATATCCTGTATCATGCTCGCGACACTCAGGTAGATCCTCCGGGCATGGGCGATACAAGATCTCCCCGTGCTCAGAAGATAGAATGGAAAGCTGACGATTACCCTGTATTAGGTACCCCTTATCCAAAGACGATGCGGTTGAAAAAACCGTCAGGGACAAAGGTTAAATGATTAAACTGAAACTCTGAAATCAACAAACAATAATGAACAAAGCATCTTTATGGATAAGTTGCCTTGTGCTGTTTCTCCTTGCCGGCTGTACGAATGCCGGCAAGCAGGCAGCTGAGGAAGAAACAACTTTCACCAATCCGGTCATCTATGCTGATGTACCGGATGTTGACGTTATACGCGTAGGTAGTGATTACTATATGATTAGCACTACCGCACACATGTCACCCGGAGCGCCTATCATGCACTCCAAAGACATGGTTAACTGGAAAATCATCAGCTATGTGTTTGATGAACTCAAAGAGAGCCCATACAATGATCTGGAAGGCGGTAATATCTACAGCCGCGGACAATGGGCTGCTTCCTTACGCTATCACGACGGGCTTTTCTATGTATTCTTCGGTACAGGAAACAAATCCTACATTTATACGGCAAAAGATCCGGCAGGAAAATGGGAACAGAAGCTTGTGATTGATGAGTATCTGCACGATGCTTCCATGTTGTTCGACGATGATGGACGCATTTATCTGGCTTATGGTGCACGCCATATCCGTATCATTGAATTCAATAAGGATTTGTCTGGAATCAATCCTAACGGCTTACAGGTAGAAGTTATCCCCGGTGAGCCACAAGGGTTACTGGAAGGCACTCACTTCTATAAATTCAATGGTAAATATTACCTCACTCTGATCTGGTGGCCGGAAGGCGGCATACGCACACAACTCTGCTTCCGTTCCGATAAAGTGTCCGGACCTTATGAGATGAAAACCATTCTTTCGGATGATCTCGGATATGCCAATCACGGTGTAGCACAAGGATGCTTCATCGATACAGAAGCAGGCGAATGGTATGCTATGTTGTTTCAGGACCACGAAGCCGTAGGCCGTGTACCTGTGCTGATGCCTTGCCGTTGGGAAAATGGTTGGCCCATGCTGGGGGACGAAAATGGCAAAGTGCCTCCGGTAATGAAAGTACCCGTACAAGGATATGATGAAAAGACGGAACTGGTAGTCAGCGACAACTTCGACGAAGCTCCCAAGCTGGGACTGACCTGGCAATGGAATCATAATCCGGATAATTTGCTATGGACTCTCACCGAACGCCCGGGCTATCTGAGACTGAAAACCGGAAAAGTAGTAAAGAACCTCTTCGAAGCCCGCAACACACTGACGCAACGTACTGAAGGTCCCAAATGTAGTGGTGTCGTTTCCTTAGACCTCACCTTCATGAACGATGGTGACTATGCAGGATTGGCAGCATTCTGTTCTGAACCGGGAATCCTCTCTGTCGTGAAAGAGTATGGAAAAAAGTATCTGGTGATGACCGACCGCAATGTAGAAAAAGCACGGCGCGAACTGAATCAGGATATCGTCTTCCTGAAAATGGAGTGTGATTTTACCACTGACTATGCCCAATTCTCCTATAGCCTGGATGACACTAACTGGACTCCGATAGGCGACAAATTCCACATGATATTCAGTATGGCGCACTTCACTGGTAATAAATTCGCTATATTCAATTATGCCACAAAGGCTGCCGGTGGATACGTGGATGTTGATTTCTTCCGTTACGAAAAGCAATCTAATTAATAGAATATGAATAAACTGATGATTTTGGTATGTGCCGTCCTAGTGGTTGGATGTACCGCAACAACAAAAGAAGAACTGACTGAATCCGGATTGAAGCGAAGCGATTTCCAGACAGAAGTCGATGGTGAAAAGACAGACCTGTTTGTGTTGAAGAACAAAAACAACATGGAAGTTTGCATCACTAATTTCGGAGGCCGTATTGTATCGGTCATGGTTCCCGATAAAGATGGTAACATGAAGGATGTGGTTCTGGGATTCGACTCTATACAGGACTATATCAAATATCCGTCCGACTTCGGAGCAAGCATTGGACGATATGCCAACCGCATCAACCAAGGGCGCTTCACACTGGATGGTGTGGAGTACCAGTTGCCACAAAATAACTATGGTCATTGTCTGCATGGTGGACCGAAAGGTTTCCAGTACCGTGTATACAAAGGAGTACAAAAGAACGATCAGGAGGTACAACTGACTTATCTGGCAAAGGACGGAGAAGAAGGATTTCCCGGTAACCTGCAGTGTACGGTTACTATGAAGTTGACGGATGATAACGCCATCGATATTCAATATGAAGCCGAAACGGATAAGCCGACTATTGTCAATATGACCAATCATTCTTACTTCAATCTGGATGGTGATCCCACAACTGATAACTCTGCCTATCTGTTAACGTTGAATGCCGATAACTACACCCCGATAGACAGCACTTTCATGACAACAGGCGAGATTGCAACGGTAGAAGGAACTCCCATGGATTTCAGAAAGCCTACAGCAATCGGTGCAAATATCAATCAGGAGTTTGAACAGCTGAAGAGTGGAAACGGAATAGACCATAACTGGGTACTGAACACTCAAGGGGATGTAACTAAAGTATGCGCTACTCTTGAATCACCCAAAACCGGTATAGTTCTGGATGTTTATACCAATGAACCTGGCATACAGGTATATTGCGGAAACTTCCTAGATGGTACTCTGACGGGGAAGAAAGGCATTGTTTATAACTTCCGTGCAGCAGTTTGCCTGGAGACGGATAAATATCCCGATACGCCTAATAAACCGGAATGGCCGTCGGCAGTGTTAAGACCGGGAGAAAAGTACCAAAGCCAATGCATCTATAAATTCTCGGTACATAAGTAATACAAAGAGAATCTGGTCTCTATTATCCTGATATAAAAGAAGAATCTGCTTTCCCTGTGTATGAAAAAGAAGCAGATTCTTCTTTTTGTTTCGTAGAAGAGAGTGTATGGTGAACCGGATTAATGGTAGGAGTTCCGATACTCCTGCGGAGTAAGTCCTGTTGTCTTTTTAAAGAGCCGATTAAAATAAGAATAGTCATCAAAAGAAAGGGAAAAAGCCACGTTCTTTACAGACATCTCATCTGTTACCAGGATGAGTTGTGCTTTTTCTATTTTCTTCTGATTGATATATTTTGAAGGAGTCACACCAGTCTCTTTTTTGAATAAACGGATAAAATGATCTTTTGACAAACATGAGTTCTCAGACAGAGTTGTCAGGTCTATAGCCTCATAGATATGTTTGCGTATATAAAGAATAGCTTTCTCTATTCGATCGTCTTTCGTCTCTACTTTAACTTGCGCACGCTTTAAGAAATGTGCCAGTAACTGATATACAATACCACGTGATTCAACCTTATCACATAACGCACGCTGCTTGTTCTTCAGAAGATTCTCCATCAACGTTGAGTTATTATCATAAGTCGAAGGGTCCGACTTAGGCAAACTCATGTGAGGGTTTATTGCACATAGACGCTGAAATAGAGCCAAATCTAAATCACCGGCAGGTATCTCTACCGGAAATTCCCACTCATCTAATGAATTGGAATCTGACTGATGCTCTTCATAAATGTGCAGGTAGTAATGGCAAAAATAGGAATTGCATATATAACTATGTATAGTAAAAGCTGGAATAAAATACAGATAGTTTGGTTTTAAAATTTGTACGCTCCCCGATAACTGTATTTGGGCAGTCCCTTCCGTTATATAATATAAGCGCGTAAACGGACTATTTACATTCTTCCAGTTCCAATCTGCATTATGCACAGCT
This window contains:
- a CDS encoding helix-turn-helix domain-containing protein, whose amino-acid sequence is MVSLVDKLHPLVLNVGLAVHNADWNWKNVNSPFTRLYYITEGTAQIQLSGSVQILKPNYLYFIPAFTIHSYICNSYFCHYYLHIYEEHQSDSNSLDEWEFPVEIPAGDLDLALFQRLCAINPHMSLPKSDPSTYDNNSTLMENLLKNKQRALCDKVESRGIVYQLLAHFLKRAQVKVETKDDRIEKAILYIRKHIYEAIDLTTLSENSCLSKDHFIRLFKKETGVTPSKYINQKKIEKAQLILVTDEMSVKNVAFSLSFDDYSYFNRLFKKTTGLTPQEYRNSYH
- a CDS encoding glycoside hydrolase family 43 protein, with protein sequence MNKASLWISCLVLFLLAGCTNAGKQAAEEETTFTNPVIYADVPDVDVIRVGSDYYMISTTAHMSPGAPIMHSKDMVNWKIISYVFDELKESPYNDLEGGNIYSRGQWAASLRYHDGLFYVFFGTGNKSYIYTAKDPAGKWEQKLVIDEYLHDASMLFDDDGRIYLAYGARHIRIIEFNKDLSGINPNGLQVEVIPGEPQGLLEGTHFYKFNGKYYLTLIWWPEGGIRTQLCFRSDKVSGPYEMKTILSDDLGYANHGVAQGCFIDTEAGEWYAMLFQDHEAVGRVPVLMPCRWENGWPMLGDENGKVPPVMKVPVQGYDEKTELVVSDNFDEAPKLGLTWQWNHNPDNLLWTLTERPGYLRLKTGKVVKNLFEARNTLTQRTEGPKCSGVVSLDLTFMNDGDYAGLAAFCSEPGILSVVKEYGKKYLVMTDRNVEKARRELNQDIVFLKMECDFTTDYAQFSYSLDDTNWTPIGDKFHMIFSMAHFTGNKFAIFNYATKAAGGYVDVDFFRYEKQSN
- a CDS encoding aldose epimerase family protein translates to MNKLMILVCAVLVVGCTATTKEELTESGLKRSDFQTEVDGEKTDLFVLKNKNNMEVCITNFGGRIVSVMVPDKDGNMKDVVLGFDSIQDYIKYPSDFGASIGRYANRINQGRFTLDGVEYQLPQNNYGHCLHGGPKGFQYRVYKGVQKNDQEVQLTYLAKDGEEGFPGNLQCTVTMKLTDDNAIDIQYEAETDKPTIVNMTNHSYFNLDGDPTTDNSAYLLTLNADNYTPIDSTFMTTGEIATVEGTPMDFRKPTAIGANINQEFEQLKSGNGIDHNWVLNTQGDVTKVCATLESPKTGIVLDVYTNEPGIQVYCGNFLDGTLTGKKGIVYNFRAAVCLETDKYPDTPNKPEWPSAVLRPGEKYQSQCIYKFSVHK